One part of the Dyadobacter sp. 676 genome encodes these proteins:
- a CDS encoding (Fe-S)-binding protein, with protein sequence MNYSNWKIGLFIPCYVDQFYPQVGIATLELLEKLGCTVTFPLNQTCCGQPMANSGFEHLSRSCDNLFFDLFEDCDYVVSPSGSCVLHIKDHLKADGKADESKVLRKKVYELVEFLTDVLKIESIEAEFPHRVGLHQGCHGQRGLHLSQMSELNAAPFSKPVSLLKQVKGLELIDLDRTDECCGFGGTFCVSEEAVSVKMGKDRVADHIRHNAEYITGSDMSCLMHLGGILKRNNSNVQVKHIAEILNAGMPERRDAEFKNKKPEPLH encoded by the coding sequence ATGAATTACTCAAATTGGAAGATCGGATTATTTATCCCCTGTTATGTCGATCAGTTTTACCCGCAGGTAGGGATCGCAACGCTCGAATTGCTTGAAAAGCTCGGCTGCACCGTCACATTCCCGTTGAACCAGACCTGCTGCGGCCAGCCGATGGCGAACTCCGGGTTCGAGCATTTGTCACGCTCTTGCGACAATCTTTTTTTTGATCTGTTCGAAGACTGCGATTACGTGGTCTCGCCGTCGGGGAGCTGTGTGCTGCACATTAAGGACCATTTGAAGGCCGACGGAAAGGCCGACGAATCGAAAGTACTCAGAAAGAAGGTGTACGAGCTGGTCGAATTCCTGACCGACGTTTTGAAAATAGAATCGATCGAAGCCGAGTTCCCGCATCGCGTGGGCCTGCACCAGGGTTGCCATGGGCAACGCGGGCTGCATTTGTCGCAGATGTCGGAGCTGAACGCGGCGCCGTTCTCGAAACCGGTTTCTTTATTGAAGCAGGTAAAAGGATTGGAACTGATCGACCTCGACCGTACCGACGAATGCTGCGGCTTTGGCGGGACTTTCTGCGTGAGCGAAGAGGCGGTATCGGTAAAAATGGGTAAGGACCGCGTGGCCGACCACATCCGCCATAATGCGGAATACATTACGGGCTCGGATATGAGCTGTCTGATGCATTTGGGAGGCATTCTGAAACGTAACAACTCCAATGTGCAGGTGAAGCACATCGCCGAAATCCTGAACGCCGGAATGCCTGAACGCCGGGATGCGGAATTCAAAAACAAAAAGCCGGAACCCTTACATTGA
- a CDS encoding endonuclease/exonuclease/phosphatase family protein — translation MSRLFYALSILFLSFALLSSQPRQAVEVKLMSFNIRHGLNNQEESNLRDILRIIKENDPDLVALQAVDSLIDKGKVQFQLRQIAAQTGMYYAYAVADTNENGTQGVGILSNWPFEKTQVINLPRTPGSDPKVLQCGLIRLSRSVTFRFCNSRLEYASVMDRALQAAYINQMLVNSVQPVLLGMDMGARPNEQPYFSFRKNWQDAARGSQLQTWNEGLPGDRLDYIFALLNNKVRVKNYKVIRNYPDVSDHYPIQATIEFW, via the coding sequence TTGAGCAGACTATTTTACGCATTATCCATCCTTTTTTTATCATTTGCATTGCTTTCGTCGCAGCCCCGCCAGGCTGTGGAAGTGAAGTTGATGAGTTTCAACATCCGGCATGGGCTGAATAACCAGGAGGAGTCGAATCTCAGGGATATTTTGAGGATAATTAAGGAAAATGACCCGGATCTTGTGGCTTTGCAGGCGGTCGACAGCCTCATAGACAAGGGAAAGGTCCAGTTCCAGCTCAGGCAGATCGCCGCGCAAACGGGCATGTACTACGCGTACGCCGTAGCCGACACCAATGAAAACGGGACGCAGGGCGTGGGCATTCTTTCAAACTGGCCGTTTGAGAAAACGCAGGTGATCAATTTGCCCAGAACGCCCGGCTCGGACCCGAAAGTGCTGCAATGCGGATTGATCAGACTGTCGCGGTCGGTTACCTTCCGGTTCTGCAACTCGCGGCTCGAATATGCGTCCGTCATGGACCGTGCCTTGCAGGCCGCTTATATCAATCAAATGCTGGTCAACAGCGTCCAACCCGTGCTTTTGGGGATGGATATGGGCGCGAGACCGAACGAACAGCCTTATTTTTCGTTCCGTAAAAACTGGCAGGACGCTGCCCGCGGGTCGCAGTTGCAGACCTGGAACGAGGGTTTACCGGGCGACCGGCTCGATTACATTTTTGCCTTGCTCAACAACAAGGTCCGCGTCAAAAACTACAAGGTCATCAGGAATTATCCGGACGTTTCTGATCACTACCCCATTCAGGCCACCATTGAATTTTGGTAG
- a CDS encoding L-rhamnose mutarotase, with protein sequence MKRYCLAVDLVDDPQMIAEYEAYHKKIQPEIHKSITDAGITVMDIYRVGNRLFMIMETEDDFSFETKAQMDAANPKVQEWEALMWKYQQALPTAKPGEKWVLMEKIFAL encoded by the coding sequence ATGAAAAGATATTGTCTTGCGGTGGATCTGGTCGACGACCCGCAAATGATCGCGGAATACGAGGCCTATCATAAGAAGATCCAACCGGAAATCCACAAGAGCATCACCGATGCCGGCATTACAGTTATGGACATTTACCGTGTCGGCAACCGCTTGTTCATGATCATGGAAACGGAAGACGATTTTAGTTTTGAAACCAAAGCCCAAATGGACGCCGCCAACCCGAAAGTGCAGGAATGGGAAGCGCTCATGTGGAAATACCAACAAGCATTACCCACCGCCAAACCCGGTGAAAAATGGGTATTGATGGAAAAGATATTTGCCCTCTGA
- a CDS encoding amidohydrolase family protein codes for MTIDSHQHFWIYNEERDSWITPEMQVIRRNFLPEDLWPVLKANKVDGCVAVQADQSDSETEFLLQLAEANDFVMGVVGWVDLRAGDLYQKLERYSQFEKLKGFRHVAQGQPEGFLLQPEFIRGVGQLVAFDFTYDILIYQNQLKEAFNFAVKLPNVHFVLDHIAKPLIKAQELQPWADDIRRLAELPNVHCKVSGMVTEANWQHWEKADFRPYLDVVFEAFGTERIMFGSDWPVCLVAGEYEGARGILTDYLGMFSDDEVRDVMGNNAKRFYKLDI; via the coding sequence ATGACAATAGACAGCCATCAGCATTTCTGGATTTACAACGAAGAACGCGATTCGTGGATTACGCCCGAAATGCAGGTTATCAGGCGGAATTTCCTGCCGGAGGACCTGTGGCCCGTCCTGAAGGCGAACAAGGTCGACGGCTGTGTGGCGGTGCAGGCGGATCAATCGGATTCGGAGACGGAATTTTTGCTGCAACTCGCGGAGGCGAACGATTTTGTGATGGGCGTTGTGGGATGGGTAGACCTGCGGGCTGGCGACCTGTACCAGAAGCTGGAAAGGTATTCGCAATTCGAGAAACTGAAAGGCTTCCGGCACGTGGCGCAAGGGCAGCCCGAAGGATTTTTGCTGCAACCGGAGTTTATAAGAGGGGTGGGGCAGCTCGTTGCATTCGATTTTACCTACGATATCCTGATTTACCAGAACCAGCTGAAAGAAGCATTCAATTTTGCGGTGAAATTGCCGAATGTACATTTTGTGCTCGACCACATTGCCAAGCCGCTCATCAAAGCGCAAGAATTGCAACCGTGGGCCGATGATATTCGCCGGCTCGCCGAGCTGCCGAATGTGCATTGCAAAGTATCCGGTATGGTGACCGAAGCCAACTGGCAGCATTGGGAAAAAGCCGATTTCCGACCTTATCTGGATGTGGTTTTCGAAGCGTTCGGTACGGAAAGAATCATGTTCGGTTCCGATTGGCCGGTGTGCCTGGTGGCAGGCGAGTACGAAGGCGCCAGGGGTATCCTTACAGATTACCTGGGCATGTTCTCCGACGACGAAGTGCGCGATGTGATGGGGAACAATGCAAAAAGGTTTTACAAGCTCGATATTTAA
- a CDS encoding fumarylacetoacetate hydrolase family protein: protein MKLFRFGAFENEKPGVELADGTKLDVSAFGEDYNEKFFATDGVARLASWLETNTASAPKVEDGFRYGSCIARPSKIVCIGMNYAKHAYESGATELPKEPIIFFKSTSALCGPFDQVIIPRNSEKTDWEVELAVIIGKKASYVEEANALDYVAGYAVHNDYSERAFQMERGGQWVKGKSNDTFAPLGPYLVTSDEVGNANDLDLWLSLNGKKIQDSNTSDMIFQIPFLVSYLSQFMTLLPGDVITTGTPAGVGLGMKPPVYLKPGDVVELGIEKLGSQKQEAIAWKAAV from the coding sequence ATGAAACTCTTTCGATTTGGTGCATTTGAAAATGAAAAACCGGGCGTAGAATTGGCCGACGGTACGAAGCTGGATGTTTCGGCATTCGGTGAAGATTACAATGAGAAATTTTTTGCGACCGACGGTGTTGCCCGTTTGGCGAGTTGGCTGGAAACCAACACGGCTTCCGCGCCGAAAGTGGAAGACGGCTTCCGTTATGGTTCCTGCATCGCCCGGCCTTCGAAAATCGTCTGCATCGGTATGAACTATGCGAAGCATGCCTATGAGTCGGGTGCGACGGAGCTGCCGAAGGAACCGATTATTTTCTTTAAGTCAACTTCTGCATTGTGCGGGCCGTTCGATCAGGTAATTATCCCGCGAAATTCCGAGAAAACCGACTGGGAAGTGGAACTGGCTGTGATCATCGGCAAGAAAGCAAGCTACGTGGAAGAAGCGAATGCATTGGATTACGTGGCCGGTTACGCGGTCCACAACGACTATTCGGAACGGGCGTTCCAAATGGAGCGTGGCGGACAATGGGTAAAGGGTAAAAGCAACGACACCTTCGCGCCGCTGGGGCCTTACCTGGTTACTTCCGACGAAGTAGGCAATGCGAACGACCTCGATCTGTGGCTAAGCCTTAACGGCAAGAAAATCCAGGATAGCAACACATCCGACATGATTTTCCAGATCCCTTTCCTGGTAAGCTACCTGAGCCAGTTTATGACATTGCTTCCGGGCGACGTGATTACCACAGGTACACCGGCCGGGGTAGGGTTGGGCATGAAACCACCGGTTTATCTGAAACCGGGCGACGTGGTAGAACTGGGTATTGAAAAGTTAGGTTCACAAAAACAGGAGGCAATTGCCTGGAAGGCGGCGGTGTAA
- a CDS encoding SDR family oxidoreductase codes for MFDLTGKTALVTGGASGIGLAISKTFAKQGAYVHILELNIDLANQVVSEIAAEGGQAEAHALDISKQADVVNIINAIAANHQIDILVNNAGIAHIGKADTTSEIDFDRVININVKGVYNCLMATIPHLKANGGGVILNMASIAATVGIPDRFAYSTAKGAVYSMTLSVARDYLADGIRCNSISPARVHTPFVDGFIAKNYPGKEQEMFEKLSKTQPIGRMAKPEEIGALALYLCSDEAGFITGCDYLIDGGFEKLNN; via the coding sequence ATGTTTGATCTAACAGGAAAAACAGCACTGGTAACCGGCGGGGCGAGCGGGATCGGTTTGGCGATCTCCAAAACTTTCGCGAAGCAGGGTGCCTATGTGCACATTTTGGAACTCAATATCGACCTGGCCAACCAGGTGGTAAGCGAAATCGCGGCGGAGGGAGGACAGGCCGAGGCACACGCACTGGATATCTCCAAACAGGCCGATGTGGTTAACATCATCAATGCCATCGCGGCGAACCACCAGATCGATATCCTGGTCAACAATGCCGGTATTGCGCACATCGGCAAAGCGGATACTACTTCCGAAATCGATTTCGACCGTGTAATTAATATCAACGTCAAAGGTGTTTATAACTGCCTGATGGCCACCATCCCGCATTTGAAAGCCAATGGCGGAGGCGTGATTTTGAACATGGCATCCATCGCGGCAACAGTAGGAATACCCGACCGCTTTGCTTATTCTACTGCGAAAGGCGCGGTTTACTCGATGACATTATCGGTTGCCCGCGATTACCTGGCCGACGGTATCCGCTGCAACAGCATCTCGCCGGCGCGCGTACATACCCCGTTTGTAGATGGTTTCATCGCCAAAAACTACCCGGGCAAGGAGCAGGAAATGTTCGAAAAGCTGTCCAAAACGCAGCCCATCGGCCGCATGGCGAAGCCAGAGGAAATCGGCGCACTGGCATTATACCTCTGCTCCGACGAGGCCGGTTTTATCACAGGATGTGATTATCTGATTGACGGCGGGTTTGAGAAGTTGAATAATTGA
- a CDS encoding altronate dehydratase family protein — protein sequence MASQFLKVHPSDNVIVALRDQPAGADVTYEGNHYHLQYGVSAKHKFVTEDIDTGGAIIMYGVLVGRATQPIKKGEPITTFNLKHDAHDYSTANRQPYTYVQPDVTKWQNRTFRGYHREDGRVGTYNYWLVVPLVFCENRNVLIMKDAFERELGYAQTDIYRDQVREFLHLYQQGDLRTIRNLETFVDAPVQAKKKPERPFKNVDGVKFLTHEGGCGGTRLDANTLCSLFAAYAVHPNVAGITVLSLGCQNSELKTLEDEIRKRDPHFNKPFFAFEHQKGTEYSLMSGAIKETFMGLTKINEFERSEAPLSKLSVGLKCGGSDGFSGISANPVLGHLSDLVVGLGGQTLLAEFPELNGVEQELLNRCVTEEKAAKFEKLMRDYAGKAEAVGSAFAFNPSPGNIKDGLITDAIKSAGAAKKGGNAYVSDVLNYTERATESGLHLVCTPGNDVEATTGQTAAGANIILFTTGLGTPTGNPICPVAKVATNSALAQRMPDVIDFDCGPVVDGTQTIEQNAEALLEYVIKVASGELTKAQQLGQDDFIPWKRGVSL from the coding sequence ATGGCGTCCCAATTTCTGAAAGTTCACCCTTCCGATAATGTTATAGTGGCCTTGCGCGACCAGCCCGCCGGCGCGGACGTGACATACGAAGGAAATCATTATCATCTTCAATACGGCGTTTCGGCCAAGCACAAATTCGTTACGGAGGATATCGATACCGGCGGCGCCATCATTATGTACGGCGTGCTCGTCGGGCGGGCCACCCAGCCGATCAAAAAAGGCGAGCCGATCACCACATTTAACCTGAAACACGACGCCCACGATTACAGCACAGCGAACCGCCAACCCTATACTTACGTGCAGCCCGACGTTACGAAGTGGCAGAACCGCACATTCAGGGGCTACCACCGTGAAGACGGCCGCGTAGGGACGTATAACTACTGGCTCGTGGTGCCGCTCGTATTCTGCGAGAACCGCAATGTGCTGATTATGAAGGACGCATTCGAGCGCGAGCTCGGTTATGCGCAAACCGATATTTACCGCGACCAGGTGCGGGAATTCCTGCATTTGTACCAACAGGGCGATCTGCGTACGATCAGAAATCTTGAAACTTTCGTGGACGCGCCTGTACAGGCGAAGAAGAAACCGGAACGACCGTTCAAAAATGTGGATGGTGTTAAATTTCTCACGCACGAGGGCGGCTGCGGTGGCACGCGCCTGGATGCCAATACTTTATGTTCGTTGTTTGCGGCGTATGCGGTGCATCCGAATGTGGCCGGTATCACGGTGCTCAGTCTGGGTTGTCAGAATTCGGAGCTGAAAACGCTGGAAGACGAAATCCGCAAGCGCGATCCGCATTTCAACAAGCCATTCTTTGCATTCGAGCATCAGAAAGGCACCGAATACTCGCTGATGTCGGGCGCGATCAAGGAAACTTTCATGGGGCTGACCAAAATCAACGAATTCGAACGCTCGGAGGCACCTCTGTCGAAGCTGTCGGTGGGCCTCAAATGCGGCGGTTCCGATGGTTTTTCGGGGATTTCGGCGAACCCGGTTCTCGGACACCTTTCCGACCTCGTTGTAGGCCTGGGCGGCCAAACGCTTCTCGCCGAATTCCCGGAACTGAACGGGGTGGAGCAGGAGCTGCTCAACCGCTGTGTGACCGAAGAAAAGGCCGCGAAATTCGAAAAACTCATGCGCGACTACGCCGGCAAAGCCGAAGCCGTAGGATCGGCATTCGCATTCAACCCGTCGCCGGGCAATATCAAGGACGGCCTGATTACCGACGCGATCAAATCCGCCGGAGCGGCGAAAAAAGGGGGAAATGCCTATGTTTCCGACGTTTTGAACTATACCGAACGTGCGACTGAATCGGGTTTGCACCTCGTATGCACACCGGGCAACGACGTGGAAGCCACCACCGGCCAAACCGCTGCGGGTGCCAATATCATCCTTTTCACCACCGGCCTCGGCACTCCTACGGGTAACCCGATCTGTCCGGTAGCGAAAGTTGCGACCAACTCGGCTCTTGCCCAACGCATGCCCGACGTAATCGATTTCGATTGCGGCCCCGTTGTGGACGGCACGCAAACCATCGAGCAGAATGCCGAAGCATTGCTGGAATATGTGATCAAGGTAGCCAGCGGCGAGCTCACCAAAGCGCAACAATTGGGACAAGACGACTTTATTCCATGGAAACGCGGCGTTTCTCTATAA
- a CDS encoding helix-turn-helix domain-containing protein, with protein MKPQLLKVPKGLQKSFSIRRDVVLYFYNRWHYHPELELIHIEQGSGTQFVGDNIRSFRSGDLLLIGPNLPHYWRCDEKYFQRGSQLYAQATVVHFSEDIFGKNFLVLPENKSIHDLLLKARLGLKILGEGTDKVKTLLHELLNQTNGNSIIALLQILETLAHCGEINVLSNTQYQNEYDQYDTDRINHIYQYSISNFQKKISIGEIAEVANISPHSFCRYFKSRSRKTYSQFLLELRIGHACKLLSESRIPVAQVCFESGFNNFANFNKYFKLHTGKSPMQYQKEFRKIPISGHLPAFNTAI; from the coding sequence GTGAAACCGCAGCTACTCAAAGTCCCGAAAGGCTTACAAAAGTCTTTCAGCATCCGCCGCGATGTGGTACTCTATTTTTACAACCGCTGGCATTACCATCCTGAGTTAGAGCTTATTCACATCGAGCAGGGCTCCGGCACGCAGTTCGTGGGCGACAATATCCGCAGCTTCCGGAGCGGCGATCTCCTGCTGATAGGCCCTAACCTACCGCATTACTGGCGTTGCGACGAAAAGTACTTCCAACGCGGCAGCCAGCTTTATGCACAGGCTACTGTGGTCCATTTTTCGGAGGATATTTTTGGCAAAAACTTCCTGGTATTGCCCGAAAACAAGTCGATCCACGATTTGCTGCTGAAAGCCCGGCTCGGGTTGAAGATACTCGGAGAAGGCACCGATAAAGTAAAAACGCTCCTGCACGAACTGCTCAACCAGACCAACGGCAATTCCATCATCGCATTACTGCAAATCCTCGAAACGCTGGCCCATTGCGGGGAAATCAATGTACTGTCGAACACGCAGTACCAGAACGAGTACGACCAGTACGACACCGACCGGATCAACCACATTTACCAATACTCGATCTCCAACTTCCAGAAAAAGATCTCGATCGGGGAAATCGCGGAAGTAGCCAATATCAGTCCGCATTCGTTTTGCCGGTATTTCAAAAGCCGCAGCCGCAAAACCTACTCGCAATTTTTACTGGAACTCCGCATCGGCCACGCCTGCAAGCTGCTTTCCGAAAGCCGCATTCCGGTCGCACAGGTGTGCTTCGAAAGCGGTTTCAACAATTTTGCCAACTTCAACAAGTACTTCAAGCTCCACACGGGCAAAAGCCCGATGCAGTACCAGAAGGAGTTCCGAAAAATCCCTATTTCAGGACATTTGCCCGCATTTAACACCGCCATATGA
- the ade gene encoding adenine deaminase gives MKANLINIFEKTIRETEIHVAGKHISKIQIIGPENPALPYILPGFTDAHVHVESSMLTPAQFARLAVVHGTIATVSDPHEIANVLGVEGVHFMIADGKRVPFKFCFGAPSCVPATVFETTGAIVDAEQVGELLASDDIGYLAEVMNVPGVLNEDPDMMAKIHWARHYNKAIDGHAPGLRGEEARQYAGYGITTDHECFTYEEAREKIGYGVKILIREGSAARNFNALIPLIDEFPDHIMFCSDDKHPDNLVEGHINLLVKRALALGYDFWNVLQAACINPVMHYSLNVGLLREGDAADFILVDNLNAFNILETWIDGALVAKNGQSLIPDLRSEHPNHFECTLKSASDFIFSAKNPETRIRVIEALDGQLVTNECITEAKIVEGSIVPDPEKDVLKVTVVNRYSPARPAVAFIRNFGLKRGALASSVAHDSHNIICIGCDDESIARAVNLVIGARGGLSAVGAGMEHVIGLPIAGLMTDRDGYEVAESYTKVDRFVKEALGSTLKSPFMSLSFMALLVIPSLKLSDKGLFDGENFKFTAASL, from the coding sequence ATGAAAGCCAACCTGATCAACATCTTCGAAAAGACCATTCGCGAAACCGAAATCCATGTCGCCGGCAAGCACATTTCAAAAATCCAAATTATAGGTCCGGAGAACCCGGCATTACCTTACATATTGCCCGGCTTCACCGACGCCCACGTGCATGTGGAAAGCTCCATGCTCACGCCCGCGCAGTTCGCACGCCTGGCGGTCGTACATGGGACGATCGCGACGGTATCCGACCCGCACGAAATCGCGAACGTGCTGGGCGTGGAAGGCGTGCATTTCATGATTGCGGATGGTAAACGCGTTCCATTCAAATTCTGCTTCGGAGCACCGTCGTGCGTGCCCGCGACCGTTTTTGAAACCACCGGCGCTATCGTAGACGCCGAGCAAGTCGGCGAACTGCTGGCCAGCGACGATATCGGCTATCTGGCGGAGGTAATGAATGTCCCGGGGGTTTTGAACGAAGACCCGGATATGATGGCAAAAATCCATTGGGCAAGGCATTACAACAAGGCGATAGACGGCCACGCGCCGGGTCTGCGTGGCGAGGAAGCCAGGCAATATGCCGGCTACGGCATTACTACCGACCATGAATGCTTTACGTACGAGGAAGCCCGCGAGAAGATTGGTTATGGCGTAAAAATCCTGATTCGCGAAGGCAGCGCAGCCCGGAACTTCAACGCACTGATCCCTCTGATCGACGAGTTTCCCGACCACATTATGTTCTGCTCCGACGACAAACACCCCGATAATCTCGTGGAGGGGCATATTAATCTGTTGGTAAAGCGTGCTCTGGCATTAGGTTACGACTTTTGGAATGTGCTGCAAGCGGCTTGCATTAACCCGGTAATGCATTACAGTTTGAATGTGGGCCTGCTCCGCGAAGGTGACGCGGCTGATTTTATATTAGTTGATAATTTGAATGCATTCAACATCCTGGAAACCTGGATCGACGGTGCTTTGGTCGCCAAAAATGGCCAGTCACTGATCCCCGACCTGCGTAGCGAACATCCCAACCATTTCGAATGCACGCTCAAATCTGCTTCCGATTTTATTTTTTCTGCAAAAAATCCCGAAACCCGCATCAGGGTAATCGAGGCGCTGGACGGTCAATTGGTTACAAATGAGTGTATAACGGAGGCGAAAATTGTGGAAGGCTCAATAGTACCCGACCCCGAAAAAGACGTATTGAAAGTGACCGTCGTGAACCGCTATTCGCCGGCCCGGCCCGCCGTCGCATTTATCCGCAATTTTGGACTGAAACGGGGCGCGCTGGCGTCGTCGGTCGCGCACGATTCACATAATATTATATGTATAGGATGCGATGACGAGAGTATTGCCCGGGCGGTGAACCTGGTGATCGGTGCGCGGGGTGGCTTGTCGGCAGTGGGCGCCGGTATGGAGCACGTGATCGGCCTCCCGATTGCCGGGTTAATGACCGATCGGGACGGTTACGAAGTAGCCGAAAGCTATACCAAGGTCGATCGTTTTGTGAAGGAAGCACTCGGATCGACACTCAAATCGCCGTTTATGTCCTTGTCGTTCATGGCGTTACTGGTGATTCCCTCATTGAAACTGAGCGATAAGGGCCTTTTCGACGGGGAAAACTTCAAGTTTACCGCGGCAAGTTTATAG
- a CDS encoding sigma-70 family RNA polymerase sigma factor: protein MAHLRYKQEEELCFWDQFRKGDENAYACLYRSYVHILYQYCSQFTIDKPLIKDCIHDLFVELWRNRMTLGDTTSVRFYLMASIKRKLVRHLNAQQKHTSNEDIPVEYWHINTPSHENQLISEEEFESTNQHLNVAINGLPRRQREAIFLKFYMNLNNHEIADLMKINIQSVYNLVFGALGNLKKQMTLDRLTF from the coding sequence ATGGCTCACCTACGCTACAAGCAAGAAGAAGAACTCTGTTTTTGGGATCAGTTCAGAAAAGGCGATGAAAATGCCTACGCGTGCCTCTACCGCTCTTACGTTCACATTCTTTACCAGTACTGTTCGCAATTCACGATCGACAAGCCTTTGATTAAGGATTGTATCCACGATTTGTTTGTAGAATTATGGAGAAACCGCATGACTCTCGGCGACACCACTTCGGTCCGCTTTTACCTGATGGCCTCCATCAAACGCAAATTGGTCCGCCACTTGAATGCACAACAAAAGCATACCAGCAACGAAGATATCCCGGTTGAATACTGGCATATCAACACCCCTTCGCATGAGAACCAGCTGATATCGGAAGAAGAGTTCGAATCCACCAATCAGCACCTGAATGTAGCCATCAACGGCCTGCCCCGCCGCCAGCGCGAGGCAATCTTCCTCAAATTTTACATGAACCTCAACAACCACGAGATCGCGGATTTGATGAAAATCAATATACAATCGGTGTATAACCTGGTTTTCGGTGCGTTGGGTAACCTGAAAAAGCAGATGACGCTCGACAGGCTGACTTTTTGA
- a CDS encoding replication-associated recombination protein A, with product MTMITTPLAERLRPRTLDDFVGQEKLLGPKGPLRRAIMQNAIPSMIFWGPPGVGKTTLALLISEATKRQFYNLSAISSGVKELREVLARPSGLFPPILFIDEIHRYNKSQQDALLGAVEKGQVTLIGATTENPSFEINSALLSRCQVYILEAFGEKELKALIARALEKDPWLKGKNIKFASYDALMRLSGGDGRKLLNLLELVVLGKGEAKKIEITDEWVTEVAQQNIARYDKSGEQHYDIISAFIKSLRGSDPNGAVYWMARMIVAGEDPSFIARRMLIMASEDIGNANPTAMIMANACMQAVNVIGYPECRIILSQTAIYLATSPKSNASYMAIGAAIEAATRTAHLPVPLHLRNAPTKLMKQIGYGKDYKYAHDFEGNFAKQDFLPEELKGTKFFEPGRNAREEEIRKKLQNWWSDWYGY from the coding sequence ATGACCATGATTACCACGCCCCTGGCCGAACGTCTCCGCCCGCGTACGCTCGACGATTTTGTGGGGCAGGAAAAGTTGCTCGGCCCGAAAGGACCTTTACGGCGGGCCATTATGCAAAATGCCATTCCATCGATGATTTTCTGGGGCCCGCCGGGCGTCGGTAAGACGACGCTCGCGCTGCTCATCTCGGAAGCCACCAAGCGGCAATTCTATAATCTCAGCGCAATTAGTTCAGGGGTGAAGGAATTGCGCGAAGTGCTCGCGCGGCCTTCGGGGCTGTTCCCGCCCATTCTGTTTATAGACGAGATTCACCGCTACAACAAAAGCCAGCAGGACGCATTGCTCGGAGCGGTGGAAAAGGGACAGGTGACGCTCATCGGAGCGACCACTGAAAACCCCTCTTTCGAGATCAATTCGGCATTATTGTCGCGCTGCCAGGTTTATATCCTGGAGGCATTCGGCGAAAAGGAACTGAAAGCGCTCATCGCACGCGCGCTTGAAAAAGATCCCTGGCTGAAAGGGAAAAATATCAAGTTCGCGTCCTACGATGCCCTGATGCGCCTCTCCGGCGGGGACGGACGGAAGCTGCTCAATCTGCTCGAACTCGTGGTTTTGGGTAAGGGCGAGGCCAAAAAGATCGAAATTACCGACGAATGGGTAACCGAAGTGGCACAACAAAACATAGCCCGGTACGACAAGTCGGGCGAGCAGCATTATGACATTATTTCGGCATTTATCAAATCGCTCCGCGGCAGCGATCCCAACGGGGCTGTTTACTGGATGGCACGGATGATCGTAGCCGGTGAAGATCCGTCGTTCATCGCCCGGCGAATGCTGATCATGGCATCGGAGGACATCGGCAATGCGAACCCGACAGCGATGATCATGGCCAACGCGTGCATGCAGGCCGTGAATGTGATCGGCTATCCCGAATGCCGTATCATACTATCCCAAACGGCCATTTACCTCGCCACATCGCCCAAAAGCAACGCAAGCTATATGGCTATCGGGGCCGCTATCGAGGCCGCCACCCGTACCGCTCACCTGCCTGTACCCTTGCACTTGCGCAATGCGCCCACCAAACTGATGAAACAGATCGGCTATGGCAAGGATTACAAATATGCGCACGACTTCGAGGGAAATTTCGCAAAACAGGATTTTCTGCCGGAAGAATTAAAAGGTACCAAATTCTTCGAGCCGGGGAGAAATGCGCGCGAAGAAGAAATCAGGAAAAAGCTGCAAAACTGGTGGAGCGACTGGTACGGCTACTGA